A region of the Lysobacter sp. K5869 genome:
TGATCTCGTGCAGCACGAAGCAGCCCGCCACGGTGCCGGTCAGCACGATCGCCGGTTCCGCCACCGGGCCGAACTTCAGCGGCAGCACCCAGTAGGCGATCAGCACGATCAGGCTCTGGTGCAGCACGTACCAGGGATAGACCGCCTCGGTCGCCCACGGCAGCCAGCGCAGCGGCCGGTTCAACAAGCGATGCGACCAGCCCAGGATCGCGCACAGCGCGGTCCAGATGTAGACGCTGCGCAAGGTCCAGATCAGGTACTGCACGCTGTCGGGCACGTCTTCCGGCAACAGCGTCAGCATCGCCACGTACACCGCGAACAGCAGCGGCGCCAAGGCCAGCGTGCGCCGGCGCAGGCGGGTCAGCTCGGCCCACAGGCCGGCGTCGTTGCCGAGCCAGTAGCCGTAGAGGAACACGGTGAAATAGATCGAGTGGCGGTACCCATCGTGGATGAGGTCGCCGGTGTCCTTGAAATGCGGCTGCAGCAGGATCGAGAACAGCGCCAGCGGCAACGCCGGCAAAAGCAGCAGCGCCCAACCGCGCAACGAGGCCAGCGCGGCTTGCAGGCGCTGGCCGGCGCGGCTGCGCAGCAGCGGCAGCAGCGCGGTCAGCGCCACCGTGTAGACCCACAGATAGACCAAGTACCACAGGTGGTTCCAGGTGAAGCCGTACTGCCAGCCGTCGAACGCGCCCTGCGGCCAAGGCTTGAATTGGTAGTAGCGCAGCAGGAACGCGCCGAAGCCCGGTTCGACCAGGCCGTTGGCCACGCCCTGGGCGTAGGGCTGGATCGGCACCACGAACAGGCAGCCGAAGGTCAGCGGCAGCAGCAGGCGCCAGCTGCGCTGGGCCAGGAAGCGGCCCGCGCCGGTGCCGCGCAGCAGGAAGTGCACCGACAGGCCGGAGATCAGGAAGATCAGGTCCATGCGCCAGCGGTTGACCAGCAGCATCGGCCACTGCAAGCCCTGCGACAGGTGCGGGCTCTTGAGGTGCCAGCCCCAGTCGGCGACGTAGAGCATGGCGCAGTGGTAGAGGATCAGCAGGCAGAAGGCGAGGGCGCGCAGGGCGTCGATGTCGTAGCGGCGTTGCATGGTCGGCTCGCGCTGGGAAGAGGAGCGAACCTTGCGCGTTCAAGCACTTGCGCGGCATCGCGGGGTGACCGGACGGGGCGAGGCGGGGACGGGACGCGGTCCGTGGGGACGGCCGGTTGCCGTCCCGGGCCGGTCGCGGGCGAGAATGCGCGGCATGAACGCCGAAGCGCCCGCGCCCCTCGCCGCCGTCCCGTCCGCCGCCGCGCCCGAGCGCAGCGCCTGGGACCGTTACCGGCCCTGGCGCCGGCCGGCCGAGATCGCCTTCTGGGTCGCGCTGTTCGCGGTCAACGCCGCTGCCGGCACCCTGACCGCGATCATCGACATCCACCGCTACGGCCTCCACATCCCCGACTGGGCGCCGCTGGTGTGGGAGACCAGCAGCTGCGCG
Encoded here:
- a CDS encoding acyltransferase family protein; amino-acid sequence: MQRRYDIDALRALAFCLLILYHCAMLYVADWGWHLKSPHLSQGLQWPMLLVNRWRMDLIFLISGLSVHFLLRGTGAGRFLAQRSWRLLLPLTFGCLFVVPIQPYAQGVANGLVEPGFGAFLLRYYQFKPWPQGAFDGWQYGFTWNHLWYLVYLWVYTVALTALLPLLRSRAGQRLQAALASLRGWALLLLPALPLALFSILLQPHFKDTGDLIHDGYRHSIYFTVFLYGYWLGNDAGLWAELTRLRRRTLALAPLLFAVYVAMLTLLPEDVPDSVQYLIWTLRSVYIWTALCAILGWSHRLLNRPLRWLPWATEAVYPWYVLHQSLIVLIAYWVLPLKFGPVAEPAIVLTGTVAGCFVLHEIIRRVPLLRPCFGLKARKGRAAAPASAGPAVAPEPA